The genomic DNA gattgaatgtggaaagttacgttgtgatccttttACGCAGTtctgtacctcatagaccattctgaaagaaagaaaaatcttcattgtgaaatgcagtgttaaaattgtgataatgaacaaacccagagcTATTAAAACTaataaatacgtttgtttctttttctgatttaggttacAGCGTTATAAACTatttttttacgctactgtcacctagcgagatcgcgataatttcagagtaacatacatgcgttgtttaccgttaacttgagaggtattttacgctgttggagcccagcgggaattcgataatttcatgaatcatttcggctgtaattttatacaatataatatgatcgttgcgtccgacgggattaaagatgcgttctttattttctttcgaaaatctcttcacgttttgtacatccttgaactgttaaatgcgtttgtttctttttccgaacaccgattaagtaggttaacatgcgttattcaactatttttatgCTACTGTCAcacggcgagatcgcgatgattccattaatcatttcggctttaatcatacacactcatatttagattatcatttgttaaatgataatgaacaaatccagatttattcaaattaataaatgcgcttgtttctttttctgaacaccgattaaggaggttaacatgcgttattcaactatttttacgctactgtcacccgacgggatcgcgatgatttcattaattatttcggctttaatcatacacactcatatttaaattatcatttgttaaatgataatgaacaaatccagatctattcaaattaataaatgcgtttgtttctttttctgaacaccgattaaggaggttaacatgcgttattcaactatttttacgctactgtcacccgacaggatcgcgatgatttcattaattatttcggctttaatcatccacactcatatttgctaagcagcaaaagaactggaagtcggaactaaaaatgaaaaggatataattatgagttgcacacgcattccaattgtccatttttggccacaagtgtcgctacaagtttttgaatgcgttatctttcttttcttttttttttctcgttgcgctgtggtctgccctaatatcacgcacgcctatctcgcggaaaagaaaatcgaatgattatgtttaatgatttagtaggaacatcggaaggcattcctgtgtcttatcgcgtgatttagaagaaaacatggaaggaacggttctctgcaaaacggaaaaagacgtggatagcgtgaattcggttttcagtgtttcatttgtcgcgtgtttgaaagcggcaatttagtcaagaaatggaaccccgttatatccgatcaaattgcttatgtttttctttatcatgatgcaccgaaattgtcctcgttataaccggaatctcgttataaccgaactcgttataaccgattcgttctgccataggtttacacgcaaaggaaaacgggaccgacgcgatcacctcgttataagcggttcctcgttataaccgaactcgttataacggggtttcactgtagttTCTTTACAAAAAGTTATTCCTCAACAATACCTTGTTTTCTATATAAGCTTTGCTCTTATCAAGCTTCTCATTCCACATTTTGATGTGCAATATTCATATTAGATATAGTTCTGCACAATCATGCATCAAAGTCCTCAGAACTGTCATTTGTTATTGGATTTACCCCTGCTATGTGTTTAGATGTATACTTTATtgttcccttcattttgttctctttcctgcaatcaaaatgattacacaaagacattgaaaaaaaaaaaagaactttgaaTGATATTCAAATCAACAGGTAGTTTTATTGACAATTGTACATGCTGCATGTACAGAATTATGCAACATACTAGTAATTGCAATacagactagaaatgtcgctttggcgactggtatgcctccgccataatgcatgattttcccaataggtctagatagtacatgtggacactgtgtgattacattttcaaaaaattggcaaaatattggaatgacaagtttgtcacaaatgtgttgaatgttcaccttccttgacgtaggtttaattggatgaataggagagcatgtatctagggatttaaggactttaacttgactttgacccattcatacatttaggcactgagtaattttcaaggtacaggtgtggagaaaaagtgcaatttctggattgaatagtaaattgttaccattttcatctggcccttgaccctaaaattcataagataattactttcaggtagaacatgcataatatgtactaagtttcaaggtaacttgagccacttccgagatacactgtatggaggaaaaagttagttcagcactttcacttgatctttgaccttttgacctttgaggcaaaaagagaaaaaaaaaactttccagagaatttctattaggttacacacgcatacaccaagtgtaaaaaaataaccctgctggcattgcataaatatgagggtaatagtaaaattttgaagtcttgcacttgacctttgactcctgacctttgaccccatgaaccctacattctctagataatcacttccagtcagtacatgtatatactatgttccatgaagataccttgaacaaatttccaaggtacggagaaaaaaaagaagttttaatatttttacttgaccttttgacctttgacctcatgacccaaactttcaccagagaatcttaattgggtaatacatgtatacactaagtttcaagaaaatctcttcaggcattcaatagatatggtggaaatagtgaaattctatgtatttgaccctgaccttttgacctttgacctttgacctcatgacccaaactttcaacagagaatcttaattgggtaaaacatgtatacactaagtttcaagaaaatatcttcaggcattcaatagatatggtggaaatagtgaaattttatgtatttgaccttgaccttttgacctttgaccttgagcatgtgcacccaaaagttgataggcacaacttcaccccccaatacacatacatgccaagtttcattaggatacctcaacaggtttcgatagttaccttgtccacaaaattcattacggacggacagaaggacggacggacggacggacggacaacccgaaaacataatgcctccggcaccacttcgtggcggaggcataaaaatagctGTAAGATCCACTGCTTTTTCTTCcttccccatcccccaccccgcCCCCAATATCACAGTTTGAcgagaaattaacaaaactatGAAGAAAAGGCATTGCTATGGAAGATTGCAATACACACAGCTAATGAATGGGAGAGGTGTTGGCAGCAAAAGTTTGTGACAGTGTAAACATACCATTGATTTCACTTCAATATAATGCAGTTGCAACAACCTTGATATGAGACCATTATGAAAGGCTGGAAAGAACATGAATATTCCATGATAGTACGAGCCAAAAAACTTTTGCTGCTGACACCTTCCAACACATTTACAAGGAAGAGGCATATTCCCCCAGCCTTTTAGAAACTGGTCGTTCGATTTAAGTTTCACTCTGTTCCCCTGTGCTTTCACGTGATACAAACTCATGACACGAGCATTATCTCCCAAATGCTACAGTATAGGAGACAATGTGTCATATCaaaaattattatgataattatcCTGTATGGTCTTATTCAACTGTATTGGTAATGCCGTGCAGTACTTTATGGATAATTTTCtcctctgtttgtttgtttgtttgtttgtttgtttgtttgtttgttttttcttactttttgtgGAGTGCAAATTTGGGCAAAAGTACAGACCCTCAAATACTACATCAAATGGTACCTAACAAATTCAAGCATGAGATAATCTATCCATACTTCAAGCGGCAAGTAATAACTGCCACTATAATGACTGTCATCTATGGTTTGTTTCCAATTATCATGAATTTTGAACATTCCATCCTTACAGCGATGACTATACGACTGAACACCAGAAGAGCTGTCATCTTAGAACATACAGGATTCACTTGTATGCTCAATTTCTGGTGCACATTCATGTCATCTATTCCATCCAAACAGACATTGAATATGCAACGTTCAAGATACTCTTTACAGCAGAACATTACTTATCTCCTCAATATAGCCCAATGATAACTATGAATGTTACACGTAGGTTTTTCAGACATACTGAGTTAGTGTCATCACCTACTTCAAGGCCGGTGgaactggaggggggggggggggggggggggggctcaggCCCCcagtttttttttgcacaatacaTAGTAATACATAGGGTGTAAccactttgcaccccccccccccccccccacttttttcaTCCCGGAAGTGGCATCAGAACTAATAGAATGTGGTTAAGCTTTTGATGTTTGCGAGCCAATGAAGCGCGGGAGCAGcctgtttttggtttttttttttgcttgtcagctgaagaaacctggAAGGGGCACCAGAAAATataaagtgcccccccccccccccacttttcaAAACGTGGCGCTGGCCATGTACTTTGCTCGATGATTTGATGCTTCTTggcattcatttttttataaAAGGTATAGTTTGGTGGAAAAACAGCATTTTtacctttcctgcaatagaCTTGTGTAGTAAATTCGCAATTTGGGGAAAAACagcattttccatgaaacctgcagtatttttggccaaaaaaaaaagaagaaaaaaaaaaaacagtacgaaaaactgcaaaaaaaaaaaaaacagttggcatctctgcCATGGTGTCCAAGTTTCATGCTGGTACTCATATCCTGTGCCAGAGTACCTTATCCTTCTTCTCCAATTCGTACAGCAAACAAGTTTGTCTGGTCTTCAACATGGTAACAAAGGTCACATCATTGAAAATCTTGGTGTGAcccagtttttttgtttttcctctggAAGACTCCATCAAGAAGGAAGATGGGCAGTTTTATGTCATTGCACATTTGGTCATAAACCGAGGGCTGCTTTCATCTGCTGTCATCGTCCTCCATCTCCTTCCGTCTCCGTTCTTCCTCTTTCCTCCTCTCCTGGTCCTCGACGTCCATCTCGTCGTCGCTGTACGAGTTCAGGAGGTCGAAGTCGCCGATGCCGATCTGCTTCTTCTCGCCAAACGGCGGGGGTCCCAGCAGAGCCTCCACGTCCTTGTAGTTCAGAACCTCCTTTTCCAGAAGCTTGTTGGCCAGCTTGGGGAGAAGAAAGGAGGGAAAAGATTCCAGTAGGTTAGCAACTTGGTTGAAGAGAGGTAAaaagaagcacacacacacaaacacacaaacatacaaacaaatgatCAAATATAAGTATCAGTGTgttcatgcatgtatgtatgcacatatttctgtaaaaaatgcttgcacacatacaaagtatgtgtgtattgtgagtgTGAATGTGCACTTAGGTTGTACAtcactacagtgcactcccattaaaacaaacaaggatataacaaaattccgaatacaacaaagtaaaaattcaggcccaaACATCATCCGCTCAATGTTTtttattgcttatttgtttaattataacaaaatttagatataacaaaagaaaactgccggtcctaaggactttgttataacagaagTCTACTGTACATAATGTGCTTAATAGATGGGAAGACGTGGTAGTTCATCGTACCTGAAAGTTATGAGCATGATATTTCATAAAACCaaataagttttatttctctaTGCTAAATGAATAGAACTTGTGTTATTATCAAGGAGACACTTGAGCTGTTTCTCAGATGTTCTCATGCACGattcatacaaacacatactGCTTCTCACTTTCCCCAAATGAAAAGGCTTAAAACACACAATGCATCTATCACTTGTTTcatcttttctcttccttcAGTGACTCACCAATTTTAAGTTCTCAGTGTTATCAGACAGCAGCTTCTCCGTGGCCCGGTAGGCTGAAGTGACCAGCTTTCTCGCTTCCTGTGATAAAACGTCAAAAATAATTTGTTCAACAGGCATAAGATGCAATCCAGCACACTCAACACAGTGCCTTGCAGCATGTAGGGATTTCATTTGTGAGTCTGACAATACATAAAAGTATAATTTACACATATGCCCTTTAGTGCTATCTCAAATTGGTCAACCAAAAATAGCAGCGGCAGCATGCAATGGTACTTTTAACCACATGTCATTTGATAAGCACTTGGCGAATCACACAACTGgaatctactgtaaaagtggaaattttcgcggtgttgaaatttttgcgcttTTCATGCAACCACAaacaagcgcgaaaataaaagcacgcaaatatttttgcttaccATATGTTCCAGGAAATTatatcttgattccgcggaattcaagacacgcgaaactcttcttatccgGCTGAGCGCAAAAATTTAGTGgagcgaaaatatccacttttacagtatttaagCATTATATCATTGCAAATGCTTTTGAGAAATCAGGTCCTAGTTAGAGGTGAAACATACCTCATCAATGACCTGCTGCAACCTCTGGCTGTAGGGCCGCTTGCCCAGCTCACTGGAGTTGCCCTCCGGGAAGGACACATGGCCCACTTCGTCGTTCATTCCCAATGACCTCACCTGGGCATAGGCCATCTTGGTGACCCTGTTCAGATCATCCTGTGCTCCTGAAATTCAGTCACGATGAAATCAAGCTCTTTCTAGTTAGCACACTTGTAAGAAAGACCCTGATTTATCTCAAACTAGCAATCAGCCCTCAAAGCCCCAGCTAGACATTCATGTTTGGTGTAAACAGCTTCCTCTGGGCCCCACTGCTTTGATGACTCATCGCGGCACaaaccaaaaatttgaaaatgcctATTACTAAAGTGACGGCACATCAGCAATTGGGATTCAAATCACAGTGAGAATATTTTTATATCGAGTCTAACGGGCATTGATGCCCAGACAATGACAATTGCCATGAGAATTGTGTGCACTACAGATTGTAAACAACAAGGACAATATTTTTCCAGTATTTAACAGGGATTACGTTATATGCTTTTTTGACAATTcttaatattttcttcaaattttggcaaaacTTTCTGGTCATACAAAGAGAATCGTCTGATTTGCTAAAAAGATAATGCGTAATGTGGATAAGGCTATCTCTTCTCAGGACAGTTCCTAGAACCTCACTGTGACTAGTTTCAAGAAACTCACCTGTTGTTACTTTGTTGAAGATGATCGCTTCGGCCACTCTACCCCCAAGTGCCATGCACATTCTGTCAAACAACTGGGAAGAGAGGTAAAAGTAAAATgaattaattattattattattattattattattattattattattattattattatcattattattattattattattatcattattattattattattattattattattattattattattattattattattattattattattattattattattattattattattattattattattattattattattatcattattattattattattcatggtTTATTGGAATTGTGACTCGCAGCAATGAGATTGCTGAATTGCTCACAATTGTACATAAaagacatgatgcatacatgtagatataacAAAACTGTCTGATACCTATACTgcaaatataaacatataatcATAAAATTCTTTATACATGCAGatacaatgaataaaaatatacatataattcCGATACTTTGCTACGAGTAAAATGCCTCTTGTTGCATTTCAAACACCTGCTGAGGTGCACACATACATGacatattacatgtactgtCAAATACTTCAAATATCTTAGCAACAGTCAATGAAACATGCGATCTGCCTTTCAACATGCATCTACtcgagggggagggggaggggggcatatACTGTGTACCAGCATGCCCCGGAAAAACTAATTTTAATTTACAGATATTTCTCTTCCAATATTGCATAAAATTCTTTGAAATACAACTACAAAAATCAAATATACTAATAATTATCAGAACATACAAAAGAAAGCAGAAAAAGGTAAGATCGGCAAGTGCACAAACTATGTTAAACTatttaaacaaaattggtgTGTCATTTGAAAAGAGAGGCCCACATAAAAGAAATGCTGTAGAGATGCGGGACACTAAATTAattgaaaatacaaataaatacataaaaataaacaGGTTTTAATATCAAATCATGATTCCATCCAGTGGAAAACACAGTGAGGGACTTTATCTTTACCTGCTCCTTGGAATACAGCTTCTGGTCTGACGGGAGATACTGGGCAAATCCCAGTGCAGCATTGGCCCTGGGCACGATGGAGATCTTCATCAGGGCATCAGTGTGCTCCAGCAGCCAGCCGGCGAGGGCGTGGCCAGACTCGTGGAACGCCACCACCTTGCGTTCTTCTGGCGACATGACCTTGCTGGCCTTGGCCGCCCCGGCGACGACCCTCTCTACCGCGAACTCGAAGTTTTCGATGTCGACGACCTTGTGGGACTCCCTGGCTGCGTGCAGGGCTGCCTCGTTGCAAATGTTTGCGATGTCAGCTCCTACCGAGGCAAAAGATTTCAGTCACAGACATAACGAAAATGTTCAGTATCACTCTATTATCACCTGATAGATTCATTAGATCCACGTTGACAAATACTGCTCATTTACCAGAGTATGGATTTTGACCTGAAATGTTTCAAAAATCTATTATTTTGCCTGACTGCTTTTTGACAGCTCTAGATACTCCATGTAAGTTCTTGATATACCAGAGTGTCTGAGACACTGGCATCTAAAATAAAACCCAAGACAGTCTTGTGTacaaatgttaatgtatatgcCACATATACTTGGTGAGTctaatctttgtgtgtgtgtgaattggGACTGCCAAACAATTTCATGAGTATGCACACAAGTCATATTCATGCCGGGATCAGAGTTAGTGCTTTCATTTGTTgtaaaatttgcaaatagcacccaACTTGCAGAAacaaaaacctcacaaaatatatgctgTATACAGTAATTAATCCTGTGCTACTTGTAACTTCCAACAACCTGACAGTTTTATTTCATAATCAGCTGATAAAATTTATGTAAGCTTCAATAAGCCCCTCAAAGGCACGCTAGCAATACCAAGCTACACAGCAGAAAGCTTCAGATGGACAGCCGTCCACAGTCCCTGAAAGAATGACCATAAAAATTTATGGTTGGGTTTTACTGAGGAGTCTTACCACTCATGCCTGGGGTGAGCTGTGCCAGGCGGAGGGAGTAATCCTCAGGCCTCTTCTTCAGGACCAGCTTCTTGAGGTGGACCTCAAAGATCTCCCTCCTCTCGATCAGCGTGGGTGTGTCGATCAGGATGTGCCGGTCAAACCTGCCCGGTCGCAGGAGTGCCTGTGCAAAAACAGATGATATTGATATCAGCATAGCCAATTCAGACAGCAAAAGGCACACATTGTTCAGGcagaaaatgtgttgccaaatGAGATGATGTACATGTGAACATACAAATGTTAATGCAAAAAGTTGACTGCACTCACTGAAGTCTCAAGCAAAGTATAATGACTGGTtatgtttgtgtaaggatttttgtatttcataacttacttcttctactgcgccttgagcacgttaactatgtggaactggcgcattataattaccctgtattattattattattattattattattattagaactTTCATGTTGCAATGCATGATAGGCCTACGTAAAAGGGCAGGGTTTCATGGTTTTGCTTACTGGCAAAAATGGCTGGCCTGCAGCAAAATATTATCAAATGACAGGGATCTGTTCATCATTTCATAAGGCAAATACCGGGAATACAAATTATTTCGGACATTAGTATTATTACCAGCACTCAGTACTTTTGAAGCAGTCCAAAGACCCTCACCTATCACCTTTGGCGTGTTAGACTATTCCAATAGTATCTCATGAGGATAATTCTTACTGATACCCTCACTGGTATGTATTATCTGTATAATAATCACACCTTGTCCAGGATGTCGGCTCTGTTGGTGGATGCCAGCATGATGACCCCCTTCTGGGTCCCCATCCCATCCATCTCCACCAGTAGCTGGTTCAGCGTCTGCTCCTCTTCCCCTGATGACTGGAAGTTTATCCTGCATCCACCAACATATCAAGGACACATTGTAAACTTGAGAACACCATTCACATAGTAGGAATACCAGTCATATTGTACCGACACCTTTCACACCAAAAAGGATACCAATTACATTGCACGGATGCCATCCACACTGCACAATTACCATTCACTCTGTAACTTTGCAAAACTGTCCTCAAATGACTGCAGGCATTTGTCTATATCAAGACAGAACAGCTAAAGACTTTCACAGTACTGAGTAGTATTCACAGGTATGGATCACTGAACTACTCAAAAAAATTGGTCACCACGGTCAGATTCATATATCAGATATATTTGTGGTTTCTGGTAGGACACTAAACTGAAAACAATAATCACTCCTGTCACATCATTTAATTCCGAAATACAGCTTTTAGAAGTACATCTTTCTTTGGCATCAAAATTCTTTCAACAAACGGGAACGCTATATTCAGAATTTGAAgagttacatttcattttcattcctcaggtatacatgaaataaataattgcagaaacttaaaatttgtcatgtaatgatttaTTACTTTACTCCAATATGCGAATTTGATAAACTCACGACTCTGATCTTTTCCTGCCAATGGCATCCAGCTCGTCGATGTAAACAATGCAGGGTGCCCTCTTGCGTGCCTCCTTGAACAGGCTGCGGACTCTCGCTGCTCCCA from Diadema setosum chromosome 9, eeDiaSeto1, whole genome shotgun sequence includes the following:
- the LOC140233205 gene encoding mitochondrial inner membrane m-AAA protease component paraplegin-like, whose translation is MEILSKCLPDLAERLKKESQRGSPPARNVISWKEIHALDHMLKRSGFLSTPSLCGLLQSMNHVRAFSTSGPQQQGQERQDQKEDEDPGKKAGDGENIRMLIVLILILTLLNLLSKGDEAQNISWQTFVNDMLAKGEVKSVSVTYYDSDGSGESKNPESDVVHIFLHDGAIVFGREVGRGQPNHFRMRVGNIQNFEQKLRQAENELGIRQNDRIQIRYRHASSDGMISIIGTVLVLGFLLYIIRSAMRGGGMNAFTQLTKARFTVVEEGASKGVSFKDVAGLKEAKQEVMEFVDYLKRPEKFQELGAKVPKGALLLGPPGCGKTLLAKAVATEANVPFLAMAGSEFVEMIGGLGAARVRSLFKEARKRAPCIVYIDELDAIGRKRSESINFQSSGEEEQTLNQLLVEMDGMGTQKGVIMLASTNRADILDKALLRPGRFDRHILIDTPTLIERREIFEVHLKKLVLKKRPEDYSLRLAQLTPGMSGADIANICNEAALHAARESHKVVDIENFEFAVERVVAGAAKASKVMSPEERKVVAFHESGHALAGWLLEHTDALMKISIVPRANAALGFAQYLPSDQKLYSKEQLFDRMCMALGGRVAEAIIFNKVTTGAQDDLNRVTKMAYAQVRSLGMNDEVGHVSFPEGNSSELGKRPYSQRLQQVIDEEARKLVTSAYRATEKLLSDNTENLKLLANKLLEKEVLNYKDVEALLGPPPFGEKKQIGIGDFDLLNSYSDDEMDVEDQERRKEEERRRKEMEDDDSR